A genomic stretch from Bacillus sp. E(2018) includes:
- a CDS encoding tryptophan transporter yields MNTNTKSLALTSVLIALGYVFHTVVPPLFFGMKPDLLLVMMFLAIMLSPTKQNVIIASMAAGVISALTTGMAGGQIANIVEKPITAFIFLALFLLAKKVKVNAISAVLLTVVGTIISGTLFLMVAMLVAGLPGTLLSFIGMIVVPTSIVSGLIMFFIYPIAERLSKRSNLTA; encoded by the coding sequence ATGAATACGAATACTAAATCATTAGCTTTAACATCTGTACTTATTGCATTAGGGTATGTGTTTCACACTGTTGTACCCCCTTTATTTTTTGGAATGAAACCTGACTTATTACTGGTCATGATGTTTTTAGCCATTATGCTATCACCTACTAAACAAAATGTGATTATCGCAAGTATGGCAGCTGGTGTCATCTCGGCATTAACAACAGGTATGGCTGGCGGGCAGATCGCCAATATTGTTGAAAAACCTATAACAGCATTTATCTTTTTGGCGTTGTTCTTGCTTGCTAAAAAAGTAAAAGTTAATGCGATAAGCGCTGTTCTTTTAACAGTAGTCGGAACGATTATCAGTGGTACATTATTTCTTATGGTCGCCATGCTTGTAGCAGGATTACCCGGTACATTACTTAGCTTCATTGGAATGATCGTTGTTCCAACAAGTATCGTTAGTGGTTTAATCATGTTCTTTATCTACCCGATTGCAGAACGATTATCTAAACGATCAAACTTAACTGCTTAA
- a CDS encoding ABC transporter permease: MIDVKKLWTKRRNAHVTQTLKYFSLMANSGLIVSLILLIVVGSVYYAKLLQALPENFPAVLILTIVFSFWLTKSPIRTLLKEGDLVFLLPVESGMKQYFSKAISSATATGAFSTLFIFTLLWPIVQFFIHDGWKMYVTFGFFLIAAKVFNIYVSWEERRLPYKSHQTNYKIMRFIVNFVYAYLLFNEAYIFLIAIFSIMYVLKNFVFGIFKKQHGYQWEMLLAEEQSLKMKGYRFVNYFTDVPALKQTVHKRPWLNSLASFSFKKKNALSALYMKTFVRSGDYLGLYVRLILIGFLFIYLIPAGWWQLIVVLLFFQMFALQLFTLYTQYRWNVVFTIYPIKQDTRVKAFQNWLKYLLIIQGGFYGLFYGLLSGDWLIAILMPVGAILYSILRLPSMTKKHITLTS; this comes from the coding sequence ATGATTGATGTAAAAAAATTATGGACAAAACGACGCAATGCACATGTTACTCAGACACTTAAATACTTTAGTTTAATGGCAAACAGCGGACTGATTGTTTCCTTAATTTTGCTCATCGTGGTAGGAAGTGTTTATTATGCTAAGCTTCTTCAAGCACTTCCTGAAAATTTTCCTGCCGTCTTAATTTTAACGATCGTCTTTTCATTCTGGTTGACTAAAAGTCCAATCCGTACATTGTTAAAAGAAGGGGATCTCGTATTCTTACTTCCTGTAGAATCGGGAATGAAACAATATTTCTCAAAAGCAATTTCGTCTGCGACAGCTACGGGAGCTTTTTCAACCTTATTTATTTTTACGCTGTTATGGCCAATCGTCCAATTCTTTATCCATGATGGATGGAAGATGTATGTCACGTTTGGATTCTTTTTGATAGCAGCCAAAGTATTTAACATTTATGTGTCTTGGGAGGAAAGAAGATTACCCTATAAAAGTCATCAAACCAACTATAAAATCATGAGGTTCATTGTAAACTTTGTATATGCCTATTTACTCTTTAATGAGGCTTACATCTTCTTGATTGCTATCTTTTCGATCATGTATGTTTTAAAGAATTTCGTTTTCGGTATCTTTAAGAAACAGCATGGCTATCAGTGGGAAATGTTATTAGCCGAAGAACAGTCTTTAAAGATGAAAGGTTACCGATTCGTAAATTACTTTACAGATGTCCCGGCTTTAAAGCAGACCGTTCACAAGCGACCGTGGTTAAATAGCTTAGCCAGTTTTTCATTTAAGAAGAAGAATGCACTTTCCGCTCTTTACATGAAGACGTTTGTACGTTCAGGTGATTACCTAGGCTTATATGTACGTCTGATCTTAATTGGCTTTCTGTTCATTTATTTAATTCCAGCAGGATGGTGGCAGTTGATCGTCGTGCTCTTGTTCTTTCAAATGTTTGCTCTACAACTATTCACACTTTACACACAATATAGATGGAATGTTGTATTTACCATCTATCCGATCAAACAAGATACAAGAGTAAAAGCCTTTCAAAATTGGCTGAAATATTTACTGATCATACAAGGCGGATTCTATGGCCTATTCTATGGATTACTTTCAGGGGACTGGCTGATCGCGATCCTTATGCCTGTGGGAGCAATTCTATACAGCATATTACGACTGCCTAGTATGACGAAAAAACACATTACGTTGACTTCCTAG
- a CDS encoding ferritin-like domain-containing protein yields MEKDLQALIDGLNEDLANEYSAIIMYNHNAATVSGLYRQILKPFFQSEIADEQGHALYLAEKIKTLGGTPTTQPKPVKQVESVREMLEEARNAEEDTIRRYEERKEQASNLKLTELVVQLEDMIADETKHKEEMDRLLSDSRF; encoded by the coding sequence ATGGAAAAAGACTTACAAGCACTAATCGATGGACTAAATGAGGATCTTGCAAACGAGTACTCAGCAATCATTATGTACAACCATAATGCAGCTACGGTTTCTGGTTTGTACCGTCAAATCCTAAAACCTTTCTTCCAAAGTGAAATTGCTGATGAGCAAGGACATGCTCTTTATTTAGCAGAAAAGATTAAAACACTTGGAGGTACACCGACTACTCAACCAAAACCAGTTAAACAAGTAGAGAGTGTGCGTGAAATGTTAGAAGAAGCTAGAAACGCTGAGGAAGATACAATCAGACGTTATGAAGAGCGTAAAGAGCAAGCATCTAACTTAAAATTGACTGAGCTTGTTGTTCAGTTAGAAGATATGATTGCTGATGAAACAAAGCACAAAGAAGAAATGGACCGCTTATTAAGTGACAGTCGTTTCTAA
- a CDS encoding DUF3243 domain-containing protein translates to MDSRHMVDEERNVDTSKVEETASRMSESKKDEILSNFEEFKSYLHGKVKIGEKMGMSEETLAKTAEKVADYLANHEEPRNSEENLLKELWKVGEQEERHKLAHMLVKLVK, encoded by the coding sequence ATGGATAGCAGACACATGGTTGATGAAGAGCGTAACGTTGACACTAGTAAGGTGGAAGAAACAGCAAGCCGTATGAGTGAAAGCAAAAAAGACGAGATCTTATCAAACTTTGAAGAGTTTAAGAGCTACTTGCATGGAAAAGTAAAAATTGGCGAAAAAATGGGCATGAGCGAAGAAACTCTTGCCAAAACTGCAGAGAAAGTAGCAGATTACTTAGCTAACCATGAGGAGCCTCGTAACTCAGAAGAGAACCTCTTAAAAGAACTTTGGAAAGTCGGAGAGCAAGAAGAGCGTCATAAGCTTGCTCACATGTTAGTTAAGCTTGTTAAATAG
- a CDS encoding FAD-dependent oxidoreductase, translated as MNTYGLTGRIVTPGSPDYDLAREEFNTRFNLFPLIINFCETAKDVSNAIRWARKKRIKFRIRTGRHSYEAYSSLDGGLVIDISELNEVKVDPKSKTAILGAGSLLFPLYEKLYEEGFTIPGGTCPSVGLSGLTLGGGWGMLTRPYGMLIDQLLELEMVDANGNIIIANKHINEDLFWASRGGGGGNFGVVTSFRFKVVPVDDVAIFKITWDFKGFEKVVEAWQKWAPHTDVKLTAIIDLLTKDIGELRALGEFLGSKAELKKLLEPLLIAYPPKEVEIKKVPYIDAVKIFGGMMPGMMEYAVNHGDPDAHPFKNTGAFAKRQLPISAIKKLKEFLSNSPSTENKVQLQALAGNAACIGPTETAYVHREALFSLLYITKWENEIEADINTRWVESLRNSLLPYADGAYVNFHDNCIKNWLEQCYFVNLPRLIEVKTKYDPKNVFRFPLGIPTANKIV; from the coding sequence ATGAACACTTATGGACTAACAGGGAGGATTGTAACACCAGGAAGTCCTGATTATGATCTAGCAAGAGAAGAGTTCAATACTCGTTTTAACTTATTTCCTTTAATTATCAATTTTTGTGAAACCGCAAAGGATGTTTCAAACGCGATCCGTTGGGCAAGAAAGAAGAGGATAAAGTTTCGGATTCGCACAGGAAGGCATAGTTATGAAGCTTATTCATCATTAGATGGTGGTTTAGTAATAGACATAAGTGAGTTAAATGAAGTGAAAGTGGACCCGAAATCAAAAACGGCCATACTCGGTGCAGGATCATTACTTTTTCCACTATACGAAAAATTATATGAAGAAGGTTTCACGATTCCAGGAGGTACGTGTCCTTCTGTTGGTCTTTCCGGTCTTACACTTGGTGGTGGATGGGGGATGCTAACCCGACCTTATGGGATGCTGATCGACCAGCTTCTGGAGCTGGAGATGGTCGATGCAAATGGAAATATCATCATAGCTAACAAACATATAAACGAAGACTTGTTTTGGGCATCTAGAGGCGGTGGTGGTGGGAACTTTGGTGTGGTTACATCTTTTCGGTTTAAAGTCGTTCCTGTTGATGATGTTGCCATCTTTAAAATTACATGGGACTTTAAAGGGTTTGAAAAAGTCGTAGAAGCATGGCAGAAATGGGCTCCTCATACAGACGTCAAGTTGACAGCCATTATTGATCTCTTAACAAAAGACATTGGTGAGTTGCGTGCATTAGGGGAATTTCTTGGTAGCAAGGCAGAACTAAAAAAGCTGCTGGAGCCACTTTTGATCGCCTATCCGCCTAAAGAAGTTGAAATTAAGAAAGTACCATATATCGACGCTGTTAAGATATTTGGAGGAATGATGCCAGGAATGATGGAGTACGCTGTAAACCATGGTGATCCTGATGCGCATCCATTTAAGAATACAGGTGCGTTTGCGAAAAGGCAGTTACCGATCAGTGCGATAAAAAAATTGAAAGAATTTCTATCAAACTCCCCTAGTACTGAGAACAAAGTGCAGCTACAAGCTCTAGCTGGTAATGCAGCTTGTATAGGACCTACTGAAACAGCTTATGTTCATAGAGAAGCATTGTTCAGTTTGCTTTATATTACAAAATGGGAGAATGAAATTGAGGCAGACATAAATACACGATGGGTAGAAAGTCTAAGGAATTCTCTACTTCCTTATGCGGATGGAGCTTATGTGAATTTTCATGATAATTGTATTAAGAACTGGTTAGAACAATGTTACTTTGTGAACCTGCCTCGCTTAATTGAGGTGAAAACTAAATACGATCCAAAAAATGTGTTTAGGTTCCCACTAGGAATTCCGACTGCAAATAAGATTGTGTAA
- a CDS encoding ABC transporter ATP-binding protein, whose product MKPILEVTDLTGGYLLNQPVIHHLDFTVKENEIVGLIGLNGAGKSTTIKHVLGLMEPMSGTSKIEGQTFREEPENYRSQFTYIPEMPILYEELTLWEHLELTAMAYGLEEQTFLTRVRPLLEEFRMDNKIKWFPSQFSKGMKQKVMILCALLVEPKLYIVDEPFVGLDPLGIQSFLEYMVKFRNNGAGVLMSTHILSTAERYCDRFLIMHEGRMVLSGTLEELRVRSGLENATLDEIYLYVARGKVT is encoded by the coding sequence ATGAAACCAATCCTTGAAGTTACGGATTTAACAGGAGGGTATCTTCTTAATCAGCCTGTTATTCATCACTTAGATTTTACGGTGAAAGAAAATGAGATAGTAGGGTTGATCGGCTTGAATGGTGCCGGTAAAAGTACAACCATCAAGCATGTGCTTGGTCTAATGGAACCCATGTCAGGTACTTCTAAAATTGAAGGGCAGACGTTTAGGGAAGAACCAGAAAATTATCGAAGTCAATTTACTTACATACCAGAGATGCCGATTCTCTATGAAGAACTAACATTATGGGAACATCTAGAGTTAACAGCAATGGCATATGGACTAGAAGAACAAACTTTTTTAACTCGTGTACGCCCCTTACTTGAAGAGTTTCGCATGGATAATAAAATCAAGTGGTTTCCGAGTCAATTCTCAAAAGGGATGAAGCAAAAAGTAATGATCCTTTGTGCACTATTGGTAGAACCTAAGCTATATATCGTGGATGAACCGTTTGTTGGTCTGGATCCATTAGGTATTCAATCGTTTCTAGAATATATGGTTAAATTTAGAAATAACGGCGCTGGCGTGTTAATGTCGACTCACATTTTGTCTACAGCCGAAAGATATTGCGACCGCTTTTTAATCATGCATGAAGGAAGAATGGTTCTAAGCGGAACGCTGGAGGAATTGCGCGTAAGAAGCGGGCTGGAGAATGCGACGTTGGATGAGATCTATCTTTATGTAGCACGAGGTAAAGTCACATGA
- a CDS encoding YtxH domain-containing protein, with translation MSKQKSMVVGFALGTVVTAAATLLSTPKSGKEVRQDLKVNMDKMKSTFSSIKRDGIQLRAKIRFANKEKEEALQETAASTIEETPEEMEQEIK, from the coding sequence ATGTCTAAACAAAAATCCATGGTAGTAGGTTTCGCATTAGGAACGGTGGTTACAGCAGCAGCTACTTTACTTTCTACACCAAAATCAGGTAAAGAAGTTAGACAAGATCTTAAAGTAAATATGGATAAAATGAAATCGACGTTCTCCAGCATCAAGCGTGATGGCATTCAGCTACGAGCAAAGATCCGATTTGCTAATAAAGAAAAAGAAGAGGCTCTACAAGAAACAGCTGCCTCAACAATCGAAGAAACACCTGAAGAAATGGAGCAAGAAATTAAATAA
- a CDS encoding PCYCGC motif-containing (lipo)protein: protein MKKRQLIFTMTLGVSFLISGCGNKSEDEHKNHQEESSAKQEAPHEGHENHLPNGDIQELTASMDVLPGFLDKQPDEIAAIYAEVPKYKDLLESMPCYCGCGDSAGHKDNYDCFVSDNKEDGKIVWDDHGTKCGTCLEIAAISMSASADGKTPVEIRKMIDEKYQEGYAEPTPTPMPAS from the coding sequence GTGAAGAAAAGACAACTTATTTTTACTATGACACTCGGTGTCAGTTTCCTCATCTCAGGGTGCGGGAATAAATCAGAAGATGAGCATAAAAATCATCAAGAGGAGTCAAGCGCTAAACAAGAAGCGCCTCATGAAGGACATGAGAATCATTTGCCGAACGGTGATATTCAAGAACTTACTGCTTCAATGGATGTATTACCAGGTTTCTTAGATAAACAACCTGATGAGATTGCAGCCATATATGCGGAAGTACCTAAATATAAGGATCTGCTTGAATCCATGCCTTGTTACTGTGGCTGTGGAGATTCTGCGGGTCATAAAGACAATTATGATTGTTTTGTTTCAGACAACAAAGAAGATGGGAAAATTGTGTGGGATGATCATGGTACAAAGTGCGGGACTTGTTTAGAAATCGCTGCGATCAGCATGAGTGCTTCTGCTGATGGGAAAACGCCTGTTGAAATCAGAAAGATGATCGATGAGAAATATCAAGAAGGATATGCAGAGCCAACTCCAACACCGATGCCAGCCTCATAA
- a CDS encoding diacylglycerol kinase family protein gives MTSNPSTIKRASVILNPSAGQGRLLNQWDAVVEQLKVGFEDVKVYKTTAPGEGASFVKELEGQTDLIIAAGGDGTVHEIAEAVLSIQENQPAFGILPGGTCNDFSRALGMNQNPIKAAVQLSEKNFNSIDVGEFNGHFFTNFWGVGLITHVSESIDPDTKEKFGRLSYYLSAAKSFQTWEPFDISISSEEFQFDGQAAMFLAVNGPFTGGIRPFFPDTDIQDGKLDCLLIEEPSTSFIWDVLLNRLSDTSKEGQGYHYFQSSEISIKTAPQQLIDCDGERQHRTPAVIKCLKNQLLTLTGDVSF, from the coding sequence ATGACTAGTAATCCATCAACAATTAAAAGAGCATCTGTCATATTAAATCCTTCTGCTGGCCAAGGCAGATTGCTGAATCAGTGGGATGCCGTGGTAGAGCAGCTAAAAGTTGGCTTTGAAGACGTCAAAGTTTATAAAACAACCGCTCCTGGGGAAGGTGCTTCCTTTGTTAAAGAGTTGGAAGGTCAGACAGATTTGATCATAGCCGCTGGCGGTGATGGTACGGTACATGAAATTGCAGAAGCCGTATTGTCGATCCAAGAAAATCAACCAGCTTTCGGAATCTTGCCCGGTGGAACGTGTAATGATTTTTCGAGAGCGTTAGGCATGAATCAAAACCCTATTAAAGCAGCCGTACAACTCAGTGAAAAGAATTTTAACTCTATTGACGTTGGAGAGTTTAACGGACATTTCTTTACAAACTTTTGGGGTGTTGGATTGATCACACATGTTTCAGAATCCATTGATCCAGATACGAAAGAAAAGTTCGGTCGCCTTTCCTATTACTTATCAGCAGCAAAATCCTTTCAAACCTGGGAGCCATTCGATATCTCTATTTCATCTGAAGAGTTTCAATTTGATGGACAGGCTGCCATGTTTCTAGCTGTAAACGGTCCATTTACCGGAGGGATCCGTCCCTTTTTTCCCGATACAGATATACAAGACGGAAAGCTTGATTGCTTGCTGATTGAAGAGCCTTCCACATCGTTTATATGGGACGTCCTTTTGAATCGATTATCAGATACTTCAAAAGAAGGACAAGGGTACCATTATTTTCAAAGTTCAGAGATAAGCATAAAAACAGCTCCCCAACAGCTTATTGACTGTGATGGAGAGCGTCAGCATCGTACACCTGCAGTTATTAAATGTTTGAAAAATCAACTACTCACTCTTACTGGGGATGTTTCCTTTTAA
- a CDS encoding EcsC family protein — protein sequence MMNTYEEQVTDELKKWENEMCKRPSLWNKTTKSLQTKINEKIPQKVHDVMTSSMKHMIKATLIGSEYTTKKTIKFTADLRERDFKFEDRLSFYKKTAAIEGAGTGAGGILLGIADLPLLLGIKMKFLFEAASIYGLDVKDYKERIFILHVFRLAFSDPHKREEAFQRVISWKETIQEFPESPESINQMNWQELQQDYRDHIDLIKMLQMVPGLGAIVGAYANYHFLDDLGHVAKNCFRWRLLTDEKKKRIITNKHPQ from the coding sequence ATGATGAACACTTATGAAGAACAAGTAACAGATGAGCTAAAAAAATGGGAAAATGAAATGTGTAAACGACCCTCACTTTGGAATAAAACAACAAAATCTCTTCAAACAAAAATCAATGAAAAGATCCCGCAAAAAGTGCACGATGTCATGACATCAAGTATGAAACATATGATCAAAGCGACTCTGATCGGTTCTGAATATACGACAAAAAAAACGATTAAGTTTACGGCAGATCTACGTGAGCGTGATTTTAAATTTGAAGATCGGCTATCTTTCTACAAAAAAACAGCAGCAATTGAAGGAGCGGGAACAGGTGCTGGGGGTATTTTGCTAGGCATTGCAGATCTTCCATTATTGTTAGGAATAAAAATGAAGTTCTTGTTTGAAGCAGCTAGTATTTATGGATTGGATGTTAAAGACTACAAAGAGAGAATCTTTATTCTTCATGTTTTTCGCCTAGCTTTTTCTGATCCTCACAAGCGAGAAGAAGCATTTCAAAGAGTGATATCATGGAAGGAGACCATTCAAGAATTTCCTGAGTCTCCTGAATCGATCAACCAAATGAATTGGCAAGAGCTGCAGCAAGATTATCGTGACCATATCGATCTCATAAAGATGCTTCAGATGGTCCCAGGGTTGGGAGCGATTGTTGGGGCATATGCGAATTATCATTTTCTTGATGATTTAGGTCATGTGGCAAAGAATTGTTTCAGATGGCGGCTGTTAACAGATGAAAAAAAGAAAAGGATCATAACCAACAAGCACCCGCAATAA
- a CDS encoding phosphatase PAP2 family protein, giving the protein MLRELANKLPFPILPLIYVIGGLGLSFLSLNIFFELSEDLMENEVFEFDQVIIQYVTDIRSDTLTEVMKVITFFGSKDILTLLLIGSLIWLIVKRKNYWGAIFYLIAVAGGGLLNLGLKHWFGRIRPEDSLIVEQGFSYPSGHAMGSLIYYGFLGYLVVKSRRGKPLKIALTILFISTILLIGFSRVYLGVHYPSDIAAGFSAGTVWLFLCIGGLESIRAYQKRTLPFFKRKHPQ; this is encoded by the coding sequence ATGTTACGAGAACTAGCTAATAAACTACCCTTTCCCATCCTTCCACTTATCTATGTCATAGGTGGATTAGGTCTTTCGTTCTTATCGTTGAACATCTTTTTTGAGCTGTCAGAGGACTTGATGGAGAATGAGGTATTTGAGTTTGATCAAGTAATCATCCAGTATGTAACGGATATCAGAAGTGACACGCTAACGGAAGTTATGAAAGTGATTACCTTTTTTGGGTCAAAAGATATCTTAACTCTCTTGTTAATTGGTAGTCTGATCTGGCTGATTGTTAAAAGAAAGAATTATTGGGGTGCTATATTTTATTTGATTGCTGTTGCTGGAGGAGGTCTTTTAAATCTAGGGTTAAAGCATTGGTTTGGAAGAATCAGACCAGAAGATAGCCTGATTGTTGAGCAAGGTTTCAGTTATCCGAGTGGTCATGCCATGGGCAGTCTCATTTATTACGGCTTTCTTGGCTATTTAGTCGTGAAAAGCAGAAGAGGAAAGCCACTTAAAATCGCACTTACCATACTGTTTATCTCTACGATTCTGCTTATTGGGTTTAGCCGTGTCTATTTAGGCGTTCATTATCCATCTGATATAGCAGCTGGATTTAGTGCTGGAACCGTTTGGCTTTTCCTTTGTATAGGCGGACTGGAATCGATCAGAGCCTATCAAAAAAGGACGCTTCCTTTTTTTAAAAGGAAACATCCCCAGTAA
- a CDS encoding YkvA family protein codes for MKQNTIGNYFNKMKEKANAVLESSTQTGELVTEAEKKSSQTDKQGLSNLGSQVKALVRMVKSYKRGDYRDVSKKSLLLVIAGLLYFVSPIDAVPDFLIGAGLLDDATVLAFIFSTLSTEISAFQTWEEEKVEEDKYIKPTP; via the coding sequence TTGAAACAAAATACAATTGGCAACTACTTTAATAAAATGAAAGAAAAAGCGAATGCGGTGCTTGAAAGTTCCACACAAACGGGTGAGCTCGTTACAGAAGCTGAGAAAAAAAGTTCGCAAACAGATAAACAAGGTTTAAGTAATCTAGGCTCTCAAGTTAAAGCATTGGTTCGAATGGTAAAGTCATATAAAAGAGGCGACTATCGTGATGTCTCCAAAAAATCTTTACTATTAGTGATCGCGGGGCTTCTGTATTTTGTTAGTCCGATCGATGCCGTTCCTGATTTTCTAATCGGAGCAGGACTATTGGATGATGCAACTGTTCTAGCCTTCATCTTTTCAACGTTATCAACCGAGATTTCAGCTTTTCAGACATGGGAAGAAGAAAAAGTAGAAGAGGATAAATACATAAAGCCAACTCCATAG
- a CDS encoding HIT family protein has protein sequence MSHDSNCIFCKIVAGEIPSYKVYEDENVLAFLDISQVTKGHTLIIPKEHSADIFELPAETAAKLYSVVPKIASGIKQTFNPIGLNILNNNGEAAGQSVFHYHMHFIPRYGQGDGFGAVWKTQDTPANEMTEIAQHIKENVKI, from the coding sequence TTGTCCCACGATTCAAACTGCATTTTTTGTAAAATTGTTGCGGGAGAAATTCCATCCTACAAAGTATACGAAGACGAAAACGTTCTAGCTTTCTTAGATATCAGTCAGGTAACAAAAGGACATACGCTGATCATTCCTAAAGAGCACTCAGCAGATATCTTTGAACTGCCTGCAGAAACAGCAGCGAAGCTTTATTCTGTCGTGCCTAAAATTGCCTCTGGAATTAAACAAACGTTTAACCCAATCGGTCTGAACATCTTAAACAACAACGGTGAAGCAGCCGGACAATCTGTCTTCCACTATCATATGCACTTCATCCCACGTTACGGCCAAGGTGACGGATTTGGAGCGGTCTGGAAAACACAGGATACCCCTGCAAATGAAATGACTGAAATCGCTCAACATATTAAAGAAAACGTTAAAATCTAA
- the serC gene encoding phosphoserine transaminase: protein MTRIYFQAGPTTLPKEVMQQAKEEWDDFLGTGLNIMEHSHRGSEYEGIHNQAKTRMERLLDIPDTHEVLFLQGGASLQFAMIPMNFIQGGKTAKYVLTGAWSEKAFKEAQKIGSCEAVITGKDSEYRTLPEFNYVSSENDAYLHITSNNTIYGTQWPDLHAFTHPNLVADMSSDIMSRPISVEDYGLIYAGAQKNLGPSGVTAVIIRKDLLQENKSVPSILSYSVHAKNNSLYNTPPVYSIYLLNLVLGWVEKCGGVIEMEKRNQKKAGVIYDTIDKSKGFYNGYATPESRSNMNITFTLLNDELEQLFIKESEQNGIYGLKGHRSVGGFRASIYNAVPQESCDSLAQFMKHFQEKYGK, encoded by the coding sequence ATGACACGCATCTATTTTCAAGCCGGACCCACAACATTACCAAAAGAAGTCATGCAGCAAGCAAAGGAAGAGTGGGATGATTTTTTAGGTACTGGGTTAAATATTATGGAGCATAGCCACAGGGGTTCAGAATATGAAGGCATCCATAATCAAGCCAAAACACGCATGGAGCGTTTGCTCGATATACCAGATACACATGAAGTATTGTTTTTACAAGGTGGAGCAAGTCTACAGTTTGCTATGATTCCTATGAACTTCATTCAAGGTGGGAAGACCGCAAAATACGTACTCACTGGGGCATGGTCTGAAAAAGCCTTTAAAGAAGCTCAAAAAATCGGATCGTGTGAAGCAGTTATTACAGGAAAAGACTCTGAGTATCGAACCCTTCCAGAATTTAATTACGTTTCTAGCGAAAATGACGCTTATCTTCATATTACTTCTAATAACACGATCTATGGGACTCAATGGCCAGACTTACATGCCTTCACACATCCAAATCTTGTTGCGGACATGTCGAGCGATATTATGAGCAGACCCATATCCGTTGAAGATTATGGATTAATCTATGCTGGTGCTCAAAAGAATCTTGGACCTTCAGGAGTCACTGCCGTTATCATCCGTAAAGATCTGCTGCAGGAGAATAAATCTGTTCCATCCATCTTGTCGTATTCAGTTCATGCAAAAAACAATTCTCTTTACAACACGCCTCCTGTTTACTCCATCTACTTGCTAAACCTTGTACTAGGCTGGGTAGAAAAGTGTGGTGGTGTCATCGAAATGGAAAAGAGAAATCAAAAAAAAGCTGGAGTCATCTACGACACGATCGATAAAAGTAAAGGGTTCTACAACGGGTATGCTACTCCTGAATCACGTTCGAACATGAATATTACTTTCACTCTTTTAAATGATGAACTGGAACAGCTTTTTATTAAGGAAAGTGAACAAAACGGAATTTATGGATTAAAAGGACACCGATCGGTCGGAGGTTTCAGAGCTTCTATCTATAATGCTGTACCTCAAGAATCATGTGATAGCCTGGCACAGTTCATGAAGCATTTTCAGGAAAAATACGGAAAGTAG
- a CDS encoding antibiotic biosynthesis monooxygenase — translation MNIYITYGTLDYLATYQEKYDAALLLEGDSNSALVIETDGANPFTEKHEYEVINQRGSLTGAGFVVMNHIPVSEEGRSLFEERFQNRAGLVESEPGFTGIRILRPLHQDPYIVMTLWNSHADFTNWQQSKAYEEAHKNRGTSRALPETLFTGKSFVKEYMVAK, via the coding sequence ATGAACATATATATTACTTATGGGACTTTAGACTATTTAGCAACATATCAGGAAAAATACGATGCAGCTCTCCTACTAGAAGGCGACTCTAATTCTGCTCTCGTAATTGAAACAGATGGAGCGAACCCATTTACAGAAAAACATGAGTATGAAGTGATAAACCAAAGAGGATCCTTAACAGGTGCTGGTTTTGTTGTTATGAACCACATCCCGGTATCAGAAGAAGGAAGGTCTCTTTTTGAAGAACGTTTCCAAAATCGTGCCGGGCTGGTTGAAAGCGAACCAGGCTTTACTGGCATACGAATTTTACGACCTCTTCACCAAGATCCTTATATCGTAATGACACTTTGGAATTCACATGCTGACTTTACGAATTGGCAACAATCCAAGGCTTATGAGGAAGCTCATAAGAATAGAGGCACGTCTAGAGCACTTCCAGAAACACTTTTCACAGGAAAATCATTCGTAAAAGAATACATGGTAGCAAAATGA